The window TCAAGAGGCGCCGCCGCAATTTTGCTGAACTCAACAGCACTACTGTCAATAGAAGAAAATATATAACCATTGCTCTTGTCAATCAACTTCACAAGATTGCCAACACTTTCCTTGTCCTAGAGGCCAAAAACTTCTTGTAAGAGCTAATGCAGTGAGAACTTGGATTGAAATAATTTAGTCTTTCAAATGCAGACCTGGATGTCCAAAGTTGAAAAATTGACTAAACCAAAATCGTCAATCACATCACAGAGCTCCTTAGTCAGTTTCCTGTTATCAGGTTCAAGCAAAAAGGTTAAGAGCTCCTTAGTCAGTTTCCTGTTATCAGGTTCAAGCAAAAAGGTTATAGATGAGGCAACGTAAATGTTTCCTATCGAAATCAGATTATACAATCTTAGCACATAATCAGATTATACAATCTTAGCACATGACCAATGACATAAGCATATCTTGCTGCAAATTGTTAAGTGGTTACAGGATCTGAAGTTCATATCAGTGGATAAGAAGTTTAGTCATAATGAAGAATTATCGCTAGCAACCTAGATATGTCAAAACAATACCCATATCCTGAGCCCAATTTTTAGATTCCTGCATTTGCTTTAGAGCTCATATAAcagcaagattttttttttcagatggAAAACGTATCCATTAACTTAAGCTGGCTGTAAATCGGTGGCTACGACAACCAAACCTGAATTCACAAGGGAACAAGAACTAAAAAAGTAAGGCATTTGTTTCAGTATTTGATCAAGGGAATTGAAGATGTCCAATTAGTTTGTCTAAACTCTCAGTAGATACAACAGATGAACAGAGTATATTTACTCCTTTCTGACACTGTAAATTAGGTGTTTGCTGTTCAAAAATTCACCTGTACTTGGCAGAACGAGGATCCTGCTCAAGATGATGTTGCAGGTAAGAAAGATCTTGGACATCAGTGTAGAAGTCAAGGTTGAATGCTGCCAATCAAGAAGATGAATAAATACTACAGTAAACACATTTAATCAATTAAAAGATGGTGTGGACATCCAATTCCATGAGCAGCAACAAATGCTCAATTGACTACTCAATTGAAGAGATAATACCTAAATTTCCATAGTTCTCAATGAGGTCAATCTTTGACAAGACATTGATATGTGGCAATTCCAAATGTAGCATCGTTGACAGCGAAAGAAGCAAAGCACTCACATACTTCCCAGGATCACAGCATAAATGAGCATCAATGAGGTGCACAGCAGTCAGCTGCAGAATACAGAAAATAAAGATTGAACAATCTAATTCATTAGCATTATGATATTCTGAATAGAATCTAGACAAGTGTATACCCTCAAGTTTAGCTTTTTGATGAGTTTATTAATAACACTTCTTGCATTTGAGTGAAGGAAGAAAAGTTCAACTTGTCCCGGAAAATCAAATAACAGATAGTGATCTGCAGAAATGATAAGGTTTCCAAGTTAATAAGGAGCAAAAAAAAGTACACTTTGAGCAGTATGAGTGTTTACCAAGTTCAATGCTCATCAACTATAACTCTATGAATTTCAACATTAAGAAATAGCTCAATAAACAGAagtattttgtaaataaacagAGGTGCAATCCCCAGAAGAACATTATACACTTCATAAAATTCTAACTCTGCATGGATCAGTAATATATTAGCACACGGAAAGCCCTACGTAAATTACAAATCCATAGATATTATCTATTTATTTTCCATCAAAGTGCTCTCCGCTTTTCAGATATGACCATTCTTATTGATATTGCTGTTGAAGATAGACCTTTATTAATTTTGTTTCTCGAATATGCAGGAGAGATGcatatcattgtattaagagagaagaaaagggCCAAAACAGCCCTGATTGTACTCTCAAGGGCAACCACCACTAGGCAAGTCCAGGCTTTCAGCCAGAGGGACCAGCCACGACCAAAAACACTAAGACCCAGCCAGTAACCAGAGGTCAGCCTCTTCCCGAGCCATAAGCAAAGCGCGATCCAGCCTTGGCAAAAGCTCCATTGAACACACTGTCATTTCTTGTTTTCCATGATAGACCTTTGTTAATGCAGAGAACTATTACACACTCAGTATTCACCTTCAATAAGAGGCTTCAATTTTCCCTCAAGCCAGTCAATATTCTTCTCCAAGTAATCCATGCAATAAACAAGTCCTAACATAGACATTAGCATGACAAATAAGGAACTGTATTATTATAAACAAGAGCAACATGCTTGATCGTTGAACAAAATCAGGGGCTAGGAGAACCTCCATTTGGGCCAAGTGAATGCTCAGCCATGACATCACTGAGTTTTATAAGGTCCTCGATGTTTATAGCACATTCATATCTAGTTAGTGCTGTCAAGGACACATTTCAATTGTAACTGCAGGCAGCATACTAAGGCACAATTTGACAAGAGAGAAGTAAATATAGCGAAAGGTGGATTTTAGAGATCAGAGAGCAGAGGATACGGCAATGCATCATTGGCAGGGTCAAGATTCACAACTGCAACTTTCCTGCAACACAAGCAAGGGAGCACATGAACAAAATAATCCGTGTATAAGAAAATAATAAACTTTGCCTCTCTCCCCAGACTTTTACCCAATCTAAACGAAGCTGAGGCGCCTAATTTAAACTCTATGCGCAACTTATAGCACCGGGGACCTATGTTACTATGGCACTACTACTCAACACCCACAATCGAGAACAGCACAAGAGCTACTAAGCAGGTCACTGAACTGTAAGACAAGGCCAAGCACATTCCACTTCGTTGGAGAAGCTTTTGAGGAGCATGAACTAGTGACGAGCGAAGCGGCTTACCTGCCAAGGAGGGAGAGGAACTGCGACATGCCGTTGCAGTAGGTGGTCTTGCCGCAGCCCGGCGGGCCGATCACCACCTGCCCGAAGACCATCCTGAAACCTCCGCTGCTCCGACCACGGCTTCCCTTCTCGGTACACTCCTACCTACCTTCGACCGCTTCGCGGAGCAGGGTAGGTTACTGGCCGGAGATGGCCGCGGCGCGGGGCAGGGTAGGGTTTTGGCCGGAAAAggctgcggcgccgccgccggcgagtcaAGCAGACACTTCTGGAATCCCAAAGGAGCGAGACAGAGAAGGCTTTGGCATGGCTTGGCTTGGCTCACTTTAATCTCACTTGGGCACTTGACCCATCAATGTAAAGCCCACAACCACGCACGGCCCAGTAAAGAATTTATGGGCCGCCTGACCGTTGCACTTCAATCTCACATGACCCATTAGTGTAAAGCCCGATACCACACACGGCCCAGTAACAGCTTCAGTTTATGGGCCAGCCTGACCGTTGCTGCTCGTCGTCGCCGGAAACGCATGCGCCGCCTTCTCCCAACAATCTCcatccacccgccgccgccatgcgccaccgcggccgcggccagctTCGCCATCCCGGAGTTGCTGTCCCTCCTGGAGCGGGCCATCTCCGTGGGGGACGTGCTCCGCctcggccgcgccgcgcacgcgctccTCGTCAAGACGGCGCTCACCAGCCACACCCTCCTGTCCAACCGCCTCGTCGCGCTCTACTCCGTGCTCccgtccccggccgcggcgATCGCCGCCTTCCACGACCTCCCGCACAAGAACCCGCACTCCTACAACGCGCTACTCGCCGCGCTCTCGCGCGGGCCGGGCACCCTCCCTGACGCCCTCCACCTGCTCGATGCAATGCCGGCCGACTCACGCAACATTGTCTCCTACAACACCGTCATATCGTCGCTCGCGCACCATGGCAGGCAGGAAGACGCTCTCCGTCTGGTCGCCCGGCTCGCCAGGGACAGGTTCTTGGGGCCAGGGTTGGCCATCGACCGGTTCACGGTGGTCAGCGTGGCGACCGCGTGGGAATTGGAGCTGTGAGGCCACTGCGGGAGATGCACGGCGCGGTGCTGGTGTCGGGGGTGGAGTGGACCATCATCATGGCCAATGCCATGGTGAACGCCTACAGCAAATCTGGTAGGGTGGATGACGCGAGGCAGGTGTTTGATCAGATCAGCATCCGGGACAGCATCACTTGGACATCGATGATCGCTGGGTACTGCCAGGCGAAGAGGATTGATAAGGCAGTGCAAGTGTTCGATATGATGCCAGATAAAGATAGGATTGCATGGACAGCATTAATATCTAGGCATGAGCAGAACGGAGAGGAGGACACTGCTCTCGAGCTGTTTGAACAGATGTTGGCTGAAGGGGTATGGCCAACGG is drawn from Panicum virgatum strain AP13 chromosome 1N, P.virgatum_v5, whole genome shotgun sequence and contains these coding sequences:
- the LOC120656058 gene encoding GPN-loop GTPase QQT1-like isoform X1 — protein: MVFGQVVIGPPGCGKTTYCNGMSQFLSLLGRKVAVVNLDPANDALPYECAINIEDLIKLSDVMAEHSLGPNGGLVYCMDYLEKNIDWLEGKLKPLIEDHYLLFDFPGQVELFFLHSNARSVINKLIKKLNLRLTAVHLIDAHLCCDPGKYVSALLLSLSTMLHLELPHINVLSKIDLIENYGNLAFNLDFYTDVQDLSYLQHHLEQDPRSAKYRKLTKELLTFLLEPDNRKLTKELCDVIDDFGLVNFSTLDIQDKESVGNLVKLIDKSNGYIFSSIDSSAVEFSKIAAAPLDWDYYRTAAVQEKYMKDDEFVQQTSRMQ
- the LOC120656058 gene encoding GPN-loop GTPase QQT1-like isoform X2, yielding MVFGQVVIGPPGCGKTTYCNGMSQFLSLLGRKVAVVNLDPANDALPYECAINIEDLIKLSDVMAEHSLGPNGGLVYCMDYLEKNIDWLEGKLKPLIEDHYLLFDFPGQVELFFLHSNARSVINKLIKKLNLRLTAVHLIDAHLCCDPGKYVSALLLSLSTMLHLELPHINVLSKIDLIENYGNLAFNLDFYTDVQDLSYLQHHLEQDPRSAKYRKLTKELCDVIDDFGLVNFSTLDIQDKESVGNLVKLIDKSNGYIFSSIDSSAVEFSKIAAAPLDWDYYRTAAVQEKYMKDDEFVQQTSRMQ